From the genome of Brevibacterium sp. JSBI002, one region includes:
- a CDS encoding SDR family oxidoreductase: MSESTIGRRFEGQVALVTGSSRGIGLGIARRLQAEGAAVVLTARKPEPLAETVAEFPEGTVIGIAGKADDPAHRTEVFDTIAEKYGRLDVLVTNVGINPVYGDTVAIELDAARKILEVNVLGTLAWIQGAVHHEGLKFRENKGRILSISSVAGQNPSKGIGLYGVSKAAVAHLVKTLAVELGPDIRVNGIAPAVVKTRFATALYEGREAEVTAAYPAGRLGTPEDIGAAAAYLTSSDSDWITAQVLTADGGLITAGGTA; this comes from the coding sequence TTGAGCGAATCAACGATCGGACGCCGTTTCGAGGGGCAGGTCGCCCTCGTGACGGGATCGAGTCGCGGCATCGGCCTCGGCATCGCCCGTAGACTGCAGGCCGAAGGAGCGGCCGTCGTCCTCACCGCCCGCAAGCCCGAACCGCTTGCCGAGACCGTCGCCGAATTCCCCGAAGGCACCGTGATCGGCATCGCCGGCAAGGCCGATGATCCGGCCCACCGAACCGAGGTCTTCGACACTATCGCGGAGAAGTACGGCCGTCTCGACGTCCTCGTCACGAACGTCGGCATCAACCCGGTCTACGGTGACACTGTCGCCATCGAACTCGATGCGGCCCGGAAGATCCTCGAAGTGAACGTCCTCGGCACTCTGGCCTGGATCCAGGGGGCCGTCCATCACGAGGGACTGAAGTTCCGGGAGAACAAGGGTCGGATCCTGTCCATCTCCTCGGTCGCCGGCCAGAATCCGAGCAAGGGCATCGGCCTCTACGGCGTCTCGAAGGCCGCCGTGGCCCACCTCGTGAAGACCCTTGCCGTCGAACTCGGACCCGATATCCGCGTCAACGGAATCGCCCCTGCCGTCGTCAAGACCCGCTTCGCCACCGCGCTCTACGAAGGCAGAGAAGCCGAAGTCACCGCCGCCTATCCGGCCGGCCGGCTCGGCACACCCGAGGACATCGGCGCAGCTGCGGCCTACCTCACGTCGTCCGACTCCGACTGGATCACCGCCCAGGTCCTCACCGCCGACGGCGGACTCATCACAGCAGGAGGCACAGCATGA
- a CDS encoding acyl-CoA dehydrogenase family protein: protein MSHIPADVEELRQRTRTFIRDVVMPAEPHPGDYLDEAVLTDLKAKAKEAGVFAPHVPAEWGGQGVPIEFWSPVFQEAGYSPIGPAVLNCMAPDEGNMHMLAQIATQEQKERFLAPLAAGDVRSSFAMTEPHPGTGSDPSALSTRAVKDGDEWVINGDKRFISGAELCSFFIVMAATDAEESAAATEGSGSAQARKGQAATMFLVPKDTPGVSVGRSIHTVDRTIAGGHPYVHFDDVRVPASAILGEPGKGFAYAQVRLAPARLTHCMRWLGLARRALDTALDRADHREAFGDVLARQGLAQELIAQSVIDIETSDAMITKTSEVLATDAKEANSRSSIAKVYCSEAVYRVIDRAIQLTGGDGVSDQLPLIQYLNDVRPFRIYDGATETHKFAISRRASSKRRKEVAAGAPHLDDVEEAR, encoded by the coding sequence ATGAGCCACATTCCAGCAGACGTCGAAGAGCTGCGCCAGCGCACCCGCACCTTCATCCGCGACGTGGTCATGCCCGCCGAACCCCATCCCGGGGACTACCTCGACGAAGCGGTCCTGACCGACCTCAAGGCCAAAGCCAAGGAGGCAGGAGTCTTCGCCCCACACGTGCCCGCCGAGTGGGGCGGCCAGGGCGTGCCGATCGAATTCTGGTCCCCGGTGTTCCAGGAGGCAGGCTACTCGCCGATCGGGCCCGCCGTACTCAATTGCATGGCACCCGATGAGGGCAATATGCACATGCTCGCCCAAATCGCCACACAGGAGCAGAAGGAGCGGTTCCTCGCCCCGCTGGCCGCCGGCGACGTCCGCTCCTCCTTCGCCATGACCGAACCACATCCGGGCACCGGCTCCGACCCATCGGCGTTGTCCACCCGCGCCGTCAAGGACGGCGACGAGTGGGTCATCAACGGTGACAAGCGCTTCATCTCCGGGGCTGAGCTGTGCAGCTTCTTCATCGTCATGGCCGCCACCGACGCCGAGGAGTCGGCCGCTGCGACCGAGGGCTCCGGCTCCGCGCAGGCTCGCAAGGGCCAGGCCGCCACGATGTTCCTCGTACCCAAAGACACCCCCGGCGTCAGTGTCGGCCGGTCGATCCACACTGTCGATCGCACCATCGCCGGCGGCCACCCCTACGTCCACTTCGACGACGTTCGCGTCCCCGCCTCGGCGATCCTCGGCGAACCCGGCAAGGGCTTCGCCTACGCCCAGGTGCGCCTGGCACCCGCCCGCCTCACGCACTGCATGCGGTGGCTGGGACTGGCCCGCCGCGCGCTGGACACGGCACTCGACCGTGCCGACCACCGCGAGGCATTCGGCGACGTCCTCGCTCGCCAGGGCCTCGCGCAGGAGCTCATCGCGCAGTCGGTCATCGACATCGAAACCTCTGACGCGATGATCACGAAGACCTCCGAAGTGCTCGCCACCGATGCGAAGGAAGCGAACTCCAGATCTTCGATCGCGAAGGTCTACTGCTCCGAAGCCGTCTACCGTGTCATCGATCGGGCCATCCAGCTCACCGGCGGCGACGGCGTCTCCGACCAGCTGCCGCTGATCCAGTACCTCAACGACGTCCGTCCGTTCCGCATCTACGACGGTGCCACCGAGACGCACAAGTTCGCGATCTCCCGCCGCGCGTCATCGAAGCGCCGCAAGGAAGTCGCCGCAGGTGCACCTCATCTCGACGACGTAGAGGAGGCACGATGA
- a CDS encoding phosphotransferase family protein, producing the protein MTEKLVDVVDTAAEAQALSAPPLLIVDVLTDYLDTHGFGSGPVRWDRIGEGQSNVTFRIRRGDLDVVLRRGPRPPIPKSTHDMVREAKIQKVLGAQGVAVPTILHVCEDESVLGVPFYIMDFVPGTVVTDTLPDFLAEAADRRALSEALVDRLVDLHSVDVTVPEVAALGRPDGYLVRQVKLFASLWEKNTQRSLPQVSRLGEWLAANIPATQRHAVVHGDYRAGNAMIASSTPVEVAAILDWEMSTLGDPLADLGYFLVTYTDRAHPRTVMDLTPVTAGEGFLTRSELADRYQQKTGLDLSGLPWYEAFALWKAAIFSEAIYTRWLNGEAPSAGDFTGSLETGVPELIAAAEAIAATVV; encoded by the coding sequence ATGACCGAGAAGCTCGTAGACGTCGTCGACACTGCCGCCGAGGCGCAGGCACTGTCCGCTCCGCCCCTGCTCATCGTCGACGTCCTCACCGACTACCTCGACACGCATGGCTTCGGGTCCGGTCCCGTCCGCTGGGACCGCATCGGCGAGGGCCAGTCGAACGTGACGTTCCGGATCCGTCGCGGTGACCTCGACGTCGTGCTCCGACGCGGACCGCGCCCGCCGATCCCGAAATCGACTCACGACATGGTCCGGGAGGCGAAGATCCAGAAGGTCCTCGGCGCTCAGGGAGTGGCCGTGCCCACGATCCTCCACGTCTGCGAGGACGAATCGGTCCTCGGCGTTCCGTTCTACATCATGGATTTCGTGCCGGGCACCGTCGTCACCGACACCCTGCCCGATTTCCTCGCCGAGGCGGCCGACCGTCGAGCCCTGAGCGAAGCCCTCGTCGACCGCCTCGTCGACCTCCACTCGGTCGACGTCACCGTTCCCGAAGTCGCCGCGCTTGGTCGACCGGACGGATACCTGGTGCGCCAGGTGAAGCTGTTCGCCTCCCTCTGGGAGAAGAACACTCAGCGGTCGCTGCCCCAGGTCAGCCGCCTCGGTGAGTGGTTGGCCGCGAACATTCCGGCCACTCAGCGGCACGCGGTCGTCCATGGCGACTACCGTGCCGGAAACGCAATGATCGCGTCCTCGACGCCGGTCGAGGTCGCAGCGATCCTCGACTGGGAGATGTCGACCCTCGGCGATCCGCTCGCCGACCTCGGCTACTTCCTCGTCACCTACACCGACCGCGCGCATCCGCGCACGGTCATGGACCTCACCCCGGTCACGGCGGGGGAAGGGTTCCTCACCCGTTCCGAACTCGCCGATCGTTACCAGCAGAAGACGGGCCTCGATCTGTCCGGGTTGCCCTGGTACGAGGCCTTCGCGCTGTGGAAGGCCGCGATCTTCAGCGAAGCCATCTACACCAGATGGCTCAACGGAGAGGCACCGTCGGCCGGTGACTTCACCGGCAGCCTCGAAACCGGGGTCCCCGAACTCATCGCAGCCGCCGAAGCCATCGCCGCCACCGTCGTGTGA
- a CDS encoding MFS transporter produces the protein MTDTIAETKVPLQLKRRSVVASTIGNILEWYEWSAYAVFTPFIAAAMFNSEDTVSSVLATLGVFAVGFLMRPLGGIVFGKIADVKGRKFVLIVTMLIMAGGSFLIAVLPTYGQIGVFASLILLVIRVAQGFAHGGESATANSYIAEIAPAHKRGFWGSIVFVAIFGGSVVAYTIGGLITNVFSEAAVSDWAWRIPFALGGLLALVALWMRRGMVESDVFEADEAEETVAPTPLDRGRVVRAIILVVLMTSGITAAHYTWTSYASTLAITERGMDAQTAYWATVGAQIIALVSLPFWGFLSDRIGRRPVLIGFGVLMAILQYPLMGMITDTGWTLFVASTLALLVVSMAGALLSAVLSEAFPTKVRTQGIGFAYSVSVAVFGGTAPYLNGLFNSLDLSWLSSGWVVLLCLATIVAVVKLPETKGKDLNAI, from the coding sequence ATGACCGATACGATCGCAGAGACAAAGGTGCCTCTGCAGCTGAAACGGCGATCCGTCGTCGCGAGCACCATCGGCAATATCCTCGAATGGTACGAATGGAGCGCCTACGCGGTGTTCACGCCCTTCATCGCCGCCGCGATGTTCAACAGCGAGGACACAGTCTCCTCCGTCCTCGCGACCCTCGGCGTCTTCGCCGTCGGATTCCTCATGCGGCCGCTCGGCGGCATCGTGTTCGGCAAGATCGCCGATGTGAAGGGCCGGAAGTTCGTCCTCATCGTCACGATGCTCATCATGGCCGGCGGATCGTTCCTCATCGCCGTCCTGCCGACTTATGGACAGATCGGGGTCTTCGCCTCCCTCATTCTGCTCGTCATCCGGGTTGCCCAGGGCTTCGCTCACGGCGGAGAGTCGGCAACGGCGAACTCCTATATCGCCGAGATCGCCCCGGCCCACAAGCGCGGTTTCTGGGGCTCCATCGTCTTCGTCGCGATCTTCGGCGGCTCGGTCGTCGCCTACACCATCGGCGGATTGATCACGAACGTCTTCTCCGAGGCCGCGGTCAGTGATTGGGCGTGGAGGATTCCGTTCGCGCTCGGCGGTCTGCTGGCGCTCGTCGCACTGTGGATGCGCCGCGGAATGGTCGAAAGCGACGTCTTCGAAGCCGATGAAGCCGAAGAGACCGTCGCCCCGACTCCGCTGGATCGCGGGCGTGTGGTTCGCGCGATCATCCTCGTCGTGCTCATGACCTCGGGCATCACTGCGGCTCACTACACCTGGACCTCGTACGCCTCGACCCTGGCGATCACCGAGCGCGGTATGGATGCGCAGACCGCCTACTGGGCGACCGTCGGTGCGCAGATCATCGCTCTTGTGTCGCTGCCGTTCTGGGGATTCCTGTCCGACAGGATCGGTCGTCGGCCGGTGCTCATCGGTTTCGGCGTGCTCATGGCGATCCTGCAGTATCCGCTCATGGGCATGATCACGGACACCGGCTGGACGCTGTTCGTCGCATCGACGCTGGCACTGCTCGTGGTCTCGATGGCAGGAGCCCTGCTGTCGGCGGTCCTGTCCGAGGCGTTCCCGACGAAGGTCCGCACCCAGGGGATCGGCTTCGCCTACTCGGTCTCCGTGGCTGTGTTCGGCGGAACAGCACCGTATCTCAACGGACTGTTCAACTCGCTCGACCTCAGCTGGCTCTCCAGTGGCTGGGTGGTCCTGCTCTGCCTGGCAACGATCGTCGCCGTGGTCAAGCTGCCCGAGACCAAGGGCAAGGACCTCAACGCGATCTGA
- the gcvP gene encoding aminomethyl-transferring glycine dehydrogenase, translated as MTSSLAHTTQATGDTARPFSDRHIGPRADDVTAMLAELGYDSLEALSAAAVPESIQNDELNLPAGRSEFDVLGDLRDLADQNVMRTQLIGQGYYDTITPAVIRRNLVENPAWYTAYTPYQPEISQGRLEALLNFQQVVQDLTGLDIANASLLDEATAVAEAVLLMRRAVKKGTTVVLDSELHPQTIAVVRARAKAMDFRVAVADLAEGLVGEDIFGIVCAQPGTTGAIRDFTEAVDGAHDRGALVTFDADLLALTLLKDCASQGADIAVGSAQRFGVPLFFGGPHAGFMAVKSGLQRQLPGRLVGVSKDAQGKPGYRLALQTREQHIRRQKATSNICTAQALLANVASMYAVYHGPVGLTRIASRVHRLAHAFAKAADTAPGAEVLTWEFFDTVALRVADAEAARYVADQAGYNIRVIDDTTVGVSFGEPHTVADANGLLEALGIYARVDADDFESASAGTFGANAVPEPAFAASFHRDTEFLTHPVFSAHGSETSMMRYLRTLADRDLALDRTMIPLGSCTMKLNAAAEMEPITWPEFASIHPFAPVEQTKGWHALIGRLEDSLVEVTGYDRVSLQPNAGSQGELAGLLAIRAYHVANGDDARTVVLIPQSAHGTNAASAVLAGLQVQVVATADDGSVDMDDLDAKIAKHEGKIAGIMITYPSTHGVFEPQIREVCDKVHAAGGQVYVDGANLNAMVGLAKPGEFGGDVSHLNLHKTFCIPHGGGGPGVGPVAVREHLAPYLPGDATLPELVAGDPEAKELPISASMFGSAGVLPISFAYLELMGSEGLREASRSALLGANYLAKKLGDVFPVLYSGENGLVGHETILDLRAITSATGVTAEDVCKRLVDFGFHAPTLAFPVPGTLMVEPTESEDKDELDRFIEAMRTIRAEIDEIGKSYTYEESPLALAPHPATAVMDDWDGKYSRETAVFPVPGLRLTKYFPPVSRIDGAYGDRNLVCSCPPPEAFEEFEEEDK; from the coding sequence TTGACCAGTTCACTCGCCCATACGACGCAGGCAACAGGGGACACTGCGCGCCCCTTCTCCGACCGCCACATCGGCCCCCGCGCCGATGACGTAACGGCCATGCTCGCCGAACTCGGCTATGACTCCCTGGAAGCGCTCTCGGCCGCTGCCGTCCCGGAATCCATCCAGAACGACGAGCTCAACCTGCCCGCCGGGCGCTCCGAATTCGACGTGCTGGGCGACCTGCGCGACCTCGCCGACCAGAACGTCATGCGCACCCAGCTCATCGGCCAGGGCTACTACGACACGATCACCCCGGCCGTCATCCGCCGCAATCTGGTCGAGAACCCCGCCTGGTACACCGCCTACACCCCGTACCAGCCCGAGATCTCCCAGGGCCGGCTCGAAGCGCTGCTGAACTTCCAGCAGGTCGTCCAGGACCTCACCGGTCTCGACATCGCCAATGCCTCCCTCCTCGATGAAGCCACTGCCGTCGCCGAGGCGGTCCTGCTCATGCGTCGAGCCGTGAAGAAGGGGACAACCGTCGTCCTCGACTCCGAACTCCACCCGCAGACCATCGCCGTCGTCCGCGCCCGCGCCAAGGCCATGGACTTCCGCGTCGCCGTCGCCGACCTCGCCGAAGGACTCGTCGGCGAAGACATCTTCGGCATCGTCTGCGCCCAGCCCGGCACCACCGGAGCCATCCGCGACTTCACCGAAGCCGTCGACGGTGCGCACGACCGCGGAGCGCTCGTCACCTTCGACGCCGACCTGCTGGCACTGACCCTGCTCAAGGACTGCGCCTCCCAGGGTGCGGACATCGCCGTCGGCTCGGCCCAGCGCTTCGGTGTGCCCCTGTTCTTCGGCGGCCCCCACGCCGGCTTCATGGCCGTGAAGTCCGGACTCCAGCGCCAGCTGCCAGGCCGCCTCGTCGGAGTGTCCAAGGACGCCCAGGGCAAGCCCGGCTACCGCCTGGCCCTGCAGACCCGCGAACAGCACATCCGCCGCCAGAAGGCGACATCGAACATCTGCACCGCGCAGGCACTGCTCGCCAACGTCGCCTCGATGTACGCCGTCTACCACGGCCCGGTCGGCCTGACCCGCATCGCCTCCCGCGTCCACCGCCTCGCCCACGCCTTCGCGAAGGCCGCGGACACCGCCCCCGGCGCCGAGGTTCTCACCTGGGAATTCTTCGACACCGTGGCCCTGCGCGTGGCCGACGCCGAAGCCGCCCGCTACGTCGCCGACCAGGCCGGATACAACATCCGCGTCATCGACGACACCACCGTCGGCGTCTCCTTCGGCGAGCCCCACACCGTCGCCGATGCCAACGGCCTGCTCGAAGCCCTCGGCATCTACGCCCGGGTCGACGCGGACGACTTCGAATCCGCCTCGGCGGGAACCTTCGGAGCCAACGCCGTTCCCGAACCTGCATTCGCGGCGTCGTTCCACCGAGATACCGAATTCCTCACCCACCCCGTCTTCAGCGCCCACGGCTCCGAGACCTCGATGATGCGCTACCTGCGCACCCTGGCCGACCGTGACCTCGCGCTGGACCGGACGATGATTCCGCTGGGCTCATGCACGATGAAGCTCAACGCCGCCGCCGAGATGGAACCCATCACCTGGCCGGAATTCGCCTCCATCCACCCCTTCGCCCCCGTCGAGCAGACCAAGGGTTGGCACGCACTCATCGGCCGCCTCGAGGACTCCCTCGTCGAGGTCACCGGCTACGACCGTGTGTCCCTGCAGCCCAATGCCGGCTCACAGGGTGAGCTGGCCGGACTGCTCGCCATCCGCGCTTACCACGTGGCCAATGGCGACGATGCCCGCACCGTCGTGCTCATCCCGCAGTCCGCGCACGGCACGAACGCCGCCTCCGCGGTGCTCGCCGGACTCCAGGTGCAGGTCGTCGCGACAGCCGATGACGGCTCCGTGGACATGGACGACCTCGATGCGAAGATCGCCAAGCACGAAGGCAAGATCGCCGGCATCATGATCACCTACCCGTCGACCCACGGTGTCTTCGAACCGCAGATCCGCGAGGTCTGCGACAAGGTCCACGCCGCCGGCGGTCAGGTCTACGTCGACGGTGCGAACCTCAACGCCATGGTCGGGCTCGCCAAGCCCGGCGAATTCGGCGGTGACGTCTCCCACCTCAACCTGCACAAGACCTTCTGCATCCCCCACGGAGGCGGCGGCCCCGGAGTCGGCCCGGTGGCGGTGCGCGAACACCTCGCTCCGTACCTGCCCGGCGATGCCACGCTGCCGGAGCTCGTCGCCGGTGACCCGGAGGCCAAGGAACTGCCGATCTCGGCCTCGATGTTCGGCTCCGCCGGCGTCCTGCCGATCAGCTTCGCCTACCTCGAACTCATGGGCTCCGAGGGGCTGCGCGAAGCCTCGCGCTCGGCTCTGCTCGGTGCGAACTACCTGGCGAAGAAGCTCGGCGACGTCTTTCCCGTCCTCTACTCGGGTGAGAATGGGCTTGTCGGACACGAAACGATCCTCGACCTCCGCGCGATCACCTCGGCAACGGGAGTCACCGCCGAGGATGTCTGCAAGCGCCTCGTCGACTTCGGCTTCCACGCCCCGACCCTGGCCTTCCCGGTGCCCGGCACCCTCATGGTCGAACCCACCGAGTCCGAGGACAAGGACGAGCTCGACCGCTTCATCGAGGCCATGCGCACTATCCGCGCCGAGATCGACGAGATCGGCAAGTCGTATACCTACGAAGAGTCGCCGCTGGCCCTCGCGCCGCACCCGGCGACCGCGGTGATGGACGACTGGGACGGCAAGTACAGCCGCGAGACCGCGGTGTTCCCCGTTCCCGGGCTGCGCCTCACGAAGTACTTCCCGCCGGTCAGCCGCATCGACGGAGCCTACGGCGACCGCAACCTGGTGTGCTCCTGCCCGCCGCCAGAGGCCTTCGAAGAGTTCGAGGAAGAGGACAAGTGA
- a CDS encoding glycine cleavage system aminomethyltransferase GcvT: MTDTTANTPKETPLHSIHAELGASFTDFGGWDMPLKYGSELAEHRAVREAAGLFDLSHMGEVRIAGTDAAAFLDYALVAKYSKMKIGKAKYGVIVNESGGLLDDLITYRIGDEEFLIVPNASNTPTVVAALKDRVHQFVQTVAPGSDVHLTDESDATALIAVQGPNSEAIILRALDESGHGEFGPRTGAGDQAKAQVTDDANGGATSAGDAKITIGQAVRELGYYAWMPLTIAGIDLMLARTGYTGEDGFELYVPNIGATRLWNTLVTSGADYGLVPCGLAARDSLRLEAGMPLYGNELDQNTTPYDAGLGRMIGFKTKDDFFAREALAKLGETEPPRVLVGLSSEGRRAARSGAAVSIDGTEVGTVTSGQPSPTLGHPIALAYIDRDRAEVGTAVTVDIRGKAHDFAVTQLPFYKRQAD; encoded by the coding sequence ATGACCGATACGACCGCGAACACACCCAAAGAGACACCGCTGCACAGCATCCACGCCGAGCTCGGTGCCTCGTTCACCGACTTCGGCGGCTGGGACATGCCGCTGAAGTACGGTTCGGAACTCGCCGAACACCGTGCCGTGCGTGAGGCCGCGGGCCTCTTCGACCTCTCCCACATGGGTGAGGTGCGCATCGCCGGAACCGACGCAGCCGCCTTCCTCGACTACGCGCTCGTCGCGAAGTACTCGAAGATGAAGATCGGCAAGGCCAAGTACGGAGTCATCGTCAACGAGTCAGGCGGCCTCCTCGACGACCTCATCACCTACCGCATCGGCGACGAAGAGTTCCTCATCGTCCCCAACGCCTCGAACACGCCCACCGTGGTCGCTGCGCTGAAGGACCGCGTGCACCAGTTCGTCCAGACCGTCGCACCCGGCTCCGATGTGCACCTGACCGACGAATCCGACGCCACCGCGCTCATCGCCGTGCAGGGACCGAACTCCGAGGCGATCATCCTGCGGGCCCTCGACGAGTCCGGCCACGGCGAATTCGGACCCCGCACCGGCGCCGGTGACCAGGCGAAGGCCCAGGTCACCGACGATGCCAACGGGGGAGCCACCTCGGCGGGGGATGCGAAGATCACCATCGGTCAGGCGGTGCGCGAACTGGGGTACTACGCGTGGATGCCGCTGACGATCGCGGGGATCGACCTCATGCTCGCCCGCACCGGATACACCGGTGAGGACGGGTTCGAGCTCTACGTCCCCAACATCGGCGCCACCCGCCTGTGGAACACGCTCGTGACCTCGGGCGCGGATTACGGACTCGTTCCCTGCGGTCTGGCCGCACGCGATTCGCTGCGCCTCGAAGCCGGAATGCCGCTCTACGGCAACGAACTCGATCAGAACACCACCCCGTACGATGCGGGACTGGGCCGAATGATCGGGTTCAAGACGAAGGACGACTTCTTCGCCCGCGAGGCGCTGGCGAAGCTCGGAGAGACCGAACCGCCGCGCGTGCTCGTCGGTCTGAGTTCGGAGGGACGCCGCGCCGCCCGCTCCGGAGCCGCCGTGTCGATCGACGGCACTGAGGTCGGCACCGTCACCTCCGGTCAGCCCTCGCCGACGCTCGGCCACCCGATCGCCCTGGCCTACATCGATCGGGACCGCGCCGAGGTGGGCACCGCCGTGACGGTGGACATCCGCGGCAAGGCGCACGACTTCGCCGTCACCCAGCTGCCGTTCTACAAGCGCCAGGCCGACTGA
- the gcvH gene encoding glycine cleavage system protein GcvH has translation MAQLPPLPQNFTYSAEHEWVDGAADELVGKTVKVGITAVAADALGEVVYVDLPAVGDTITAGETCGEVESTKSVSDLYTPVTGEVVTINEAAVDSPGLLNSDPYGEGWLFEVAVTEVGEVMDAAAYAEANSL, from the coding sequence ATGGCACAGCTGCCCCCGCTCCCGCAGAACTTCACCTACTCCGCCGAACACGAATGGGTCGACGGCGCTGCCGATGAACTCGTCGGCAAAACCGTCAAGGTCGGCATCACCGCCGTCGCCGCCGATGCCCTCGGCGAGGTCGTCTACGTCGACCTGCCCGCGGTCGGCGACACCATCACCGCAGGTGAGACCTGTGGTGAGGTCGAATCCACGAAGTCCGTGTCCGACCTCTACACCCCGGTCACCGGCGAGGTCGTCACCATCAACGAGGCGGCCGTGGACTCACCCGGACTGCTCAACTCCGACCCCTACGGTGAGGGCTGGCTGTTCGAGGTCGCCGTGACCGAGGTCGGCGAAGTCATGGACGCCGCCGCCTACGCCGAGGCGAACTCCCTCTGA
- a CDS encoding L-serine ammonia-lyase → MPLSVFDLFTVGIGPSSSHTVGPMRAGASFIDLLSDSLRSVADLRVDVYGSLAATGAGHGTFDAILIGLEGCRPDLIEANELTARRTRMSETGTIILGDSTGNGVELEFTEDDMVKRPLTVLPRHTNAMTVTAYDAAGETLAEETYYSVGGGFVTSETEFLEKEKTAEEGAGYGDAEFAVADSVVDAELESYDEELPYPFHSGVELLQRCRANDLSIAEIMHANELSMRDEDEIRHGLLHIYSVMEECASASLDRSGYLPGGLKVRRRAHDWYLKLKAEDPDRDPGYYLEWVNLIAMAVNEENASGGRVVTAPTNGAAGIIPAVLHYALNYVPAVMEGGESAKHRAIVDFLLTAAAIGVLYKERASISGAEVGCQGEVGSASSMAAGGLAAVMGGTPEQVENAAEIAMEHNLGLTCDPISGLVQVPCIERNAIAAGKAINASRMALWGDGQHRVSLDEVIETMRQTGADMSSKYKETAMGGLAVNVVEC, encoded by the coding sequence ATGCCATTGAGTGTCTTCGACCTCTTCACGGTCGGCATCGGACCGTCGAGTTCCCACACCGTCGGACCGATGCGTGCCGGCGCGAGCTTCATCGACCTCCTTAGCGATTCGCTGAGATCCGTTGCGGATCTGCGCGTCGACGTGTACGGTTCCCTGGCCGCCACCGGTGCTGGCCACGGGACCTTCGACGCCATCCTCATCGGCCTCGAGGGCTGCCGCCCCGATCTCATTGAAGCCAACGAACTCACCGCCCGGCGGACACGGATGTCCGAGACCGGGACGATCATCCTCGGCGACTCGACCGGCAACGGAGTCGAACTCGAGTTCACCGAGGATGACATGGTCAAACGACCGCTGACCGTCCTCCCGCGCCATACGAACGCCATGACCGTGACCGCCTACGACGCTGCGGGGGAGACCCTCGCCGAGGAGACCTATTACTCCGTCGGCGGCGGATTCGTGACCTCGGAGACCGAATTCCTCGAGAAGGAGAAGACCGCCGAGGAAGGTGCGGGATACGGCGATGCCGAGTTCGCGGTCGCGGACTCTGTCGTCGATGCCGAACTCGAGTCCTACGACGAAGAACTGCCCTATCCTTTCCACTCCGGTGTCGAGCTGCTTCAGCGCTGCCGCGCGAACGACCTGTCGATCGCCGAGATCATGCACGCCAACGAACTGTCGATGCGCGACGAGGACGAGATCCGGCACGGACTGCTCCACATCTACTCGGTGATGGAGGAATGCGCCTCGGCGTCCCTCGACCGCTCCGGGTATCTGCCCGGAGGACTCAAGGTCCGCCGCCGCGCACACGACTGGTATCTCAAACTCAAGGCCGAGGACCCCGACCGGGATCCCGGCTACTACCTCGAATGGGTCAATCTCATCGCAATGGCCGTGAACGAGGAGAACGCCTCGGGAGGCCGCGTCGTCACCGCGCCGACGAATGGGGCGGCCGGCATCATCCCCGCCGTACTGCACTATGCGCTCAACTACGTTCCCGCGGTGATGGAAGGCGGCGAGTCCGCGAAGCATCGGGCGATCGTCGACTTCCTGCTCACCGCGGCGGCCATCGGAGTCCTCTATAAGGAACGTGCGTCGATCTCCGGCGCCGAGGTGGGCTGTCAGGGAGAGGTCGGATCCGCCTCGTCGATGGCGGCTGGGGGACTGGCTGCCGTGATGGGTGGGACGCCCGAGCAGGTGGAGAACGCCGCCGAGATCGCGATGGAGCACAACCTCGGCCTGACCTGCGATCCGATCTCCGGACTCGTGCAGGTGCCCTGCATCGAACGCAATGCGATCGCCGCAGGCAAAGCCATCAACGCCTCCCGCATGGCTCTGTGGGGCGATGGCCAGCACCGGGTCAGCCTCGACGAGGTGATCGAGACGATGCGCCAGACCGGCGCGGACATGTCCTCGAAGTACAAGGAGACGGCGATGGGCGGCCTCGCCGTCAACGTCGTCGAGTGCTGA